One genomic region from Gemmatimonadota bacterium encodes:
- the lnt gene encoding apolipoprotein N-acyltransferase, translating to MKIRAGGIVPSRAEALAALASAALFAISFPPFNLIVPVLLCLVPISILVTHAADREGHGWQAARAGFWFGFIGYGANLYWIAVALLLYTKLALLGYIGALVWLAPVVGATMAALYFARKLTGWPLAILLPIVWTASELALNYLSDLSFPWLPLGLAFAHVPLLVQVADLSGVRGVSFCIAAVNGFVADAWLYRSSRRAATTRIVGAVAVLAVVAAYGEWRMATIQLRPLARIAIIQPDIPEEVKLTTQDPSAHVAKLAAMTRAEVARSSPDLVVWPEAALDRFLWQYPGWLDSLRAAVAEHPTPMVVGFMDSSDPRVVPFAYYNAALLTDPRGNVSPQPPYRKHYLVPIVERVPFLNPDWFQGVNYFGGFGRGTREEPFHLAFGTAGVLICYESIFPQLARDYAKQGTSVLLNITNDAWFQRSNAPYQHFAHLSLRAIENRLPIVRAANTGISGWIDPLGRVRAETPIFVPRSATYDVEVTSQRTLYTLVGDWIGALCLVITVGFVFAAWRSSRLRRKSVDRASA from the coding sequence ATGAAGATTCGCGCCGGCGGCATCGTGCCGAGTCGTGCCGAGGCACTGGCCGCGCTCGCATCGGCGGCCCTCTTCGCGATATCGTTTCCCCCGTTCAATCTCATCGTACCGGTGCTCCTGTGCCTCGTACCAATCTCGATATTGGTGACGCACGCGGCGGATCGGGAAGGTCATGGCTGGCAGGCGGCGCGCGCGGGATTCTGGTTTGGCTTCATCGGCTACGGCGCAAACCTGTACTGGATCGCGGTCGCGCTGTTGCTGTACACCAAGCTCGCTCTCCTGGGTTACATCGGCGCTCTCGTATGGCTTGCACCGGTGGTGGGTGCGACGATGGCCGCGCTTTACTTCGCTCGAAAGCTGACTGGCTGGCCGCTGGCGATTCTCTTGCCGATCGTGTGGACAGCGTCGGAGCTGGCGCTCAATTATCTGAGTGATCTGTCGTTCCCGTGGCTGCCTCTGGGACTGGCGTTCGCGCACGTGCCGTTGCTGGTGCAGGTCGCCGATCTGAGCGGAGTGCGCGGCGTCTCGTTCTGCATCGCAGCGGTGAATGGCTTCGTCGCCGACGCGTGGTTGTACAGGTCGAGCAGACGCGCCGCGACGACGCGAATCGTCGGTGCCGTGGCGGTTCTCGCCGTCGTGGCCGCGTACGGTGAATGGCGCATGGCGACGATACAGCTGAGGCCGCTCGCGCGCATCGCGATCATACAGCCGGACATTCCGGAAGAAGTAAAGCTCACGACTCAGGATCCGTCGGCGCACGTTGCGAAGCTCGCGGCCATGACGCGCGCGGAAGTTGCGCGCTCTTCACCCGATCTGGTCGTATGGCCCGAGGCTGCGCTGGACCGTTTCCTCTGGCAGTATCCCGGATGGCTCGACTCGCTTCGTGCGGCGGTCGCTGAACATCCAACGCCGATGGTCGTCGGCTTCATGGACTCGAGTGATCCGCGGGTCGTCCCGTTCGCGTATTACAACGCCGCGCTGCTCACCGATCCGCGCGGCAACGTGAGCCCGCAGCCGCCATATCGCAAGCATTACCTCGTTCCGATCGTGGAGCGCGTGCCGTTCCTCAATCCCGACTGGTTTCAGGGCGTCAATTATTTTGGCGGTTTTGGACGCGGCACCAGAGAAGAACCATTTCATCTGGCGTTCGGCACGGCCGGCGTGCTCATCTGCTACGAATCGATCTTTCCACAGCTGGCGCGCGACTACGCGAAGCAGGGGACTTCGGTTCTGTTGAACATCACGAACGACGCATGGTTCCAGCGAAGCAATGCGCCGTACCAGCACTTCGCGCATCTGTCGCTCCGTGCGATCGAAAATCGTCTTCCGATCGTGCGAGCGGCCAACACCGGTATCTCGGGCTGGATCGATCCGCTGGGACGCGTGCGCGCCGAGACGCCGATCTTCGTACCGCGTAGCGCTACGTACGATGTCGAGGTGACGTCGCAGCGGACGCTTTACACGCTCGTCGGCGACTGGATCGGGGCGCTGTGCCTTGTCATCACCGTCGGTTTCGTGTTTGCTGCCTGGCGCAGCTCTCGCCTGCGTCGAAAGAGCGTGGACCGCGCAAGCGCATAG
- the tmk gene encoding dTMP kinase, with product MNRGELVVLEGAEGVGKTTQARRLVAELTRSGLGCVHVREPGGTSLGEAIRDVLLRPFRTIAPTAEALLFMASRAQLVSEKIQPALVAGNVVVLDRFFLSTYAYQIHGRGLPANEVRAANHLAVGDLAPTVTIVLHLPDNDGLARAGKRSGHDYMEQLGDEFHARVGAAFDDFATADWQRRHPECGPIVSVDAGGSPDDVFRRIVAAIGVYAPRLGVELTAALEQEVAK from the coding sequence GTGAATCGCGGAGAGCTCGTAGTCCTCGAGGGGGCCGAAGGGGTAGGCAAGACGACGCAGGCGCGCCGGCTTGTCGCAGAGCTTACGCGTAGTGGACTGGGTTGCGTCCATGTTCGCGAGCCGGGCGGGACGTCGCTCGGCGAGGCGATCCGCGACGTGCTGTTACGACCATTTCGTACCATTGCTCCGACGGCGGAGGCGCTGCTATTCATGGCGTCACGCGCACAACTCGTGAGCGAAAAGATTCAACCAGCTTTGGTCGCCGGCAACGTGGTAGTGCTGGATCGGTTCTTTCTCTCGACCTACGCCTATCAGATTCACGGACGCGGCCTTCCCGCGAACGAAGTGCGTGCGGCAAACCACCTGGCGGTCGGAGACCTGGCCCCCACTGTTACGATCGTGCTTCATCTTCCTGACAACGACGGCCTCGCACGCGCGGGCAAGCGTTCAGGACACGATTACATGGAACAGCTGGGCGATGAATTTCATGCGCGCGTCGGTGCTGCCTTCGACGATTTCGCGACAGCTGACTGGCAGCGGCGCCATCCGGAGTGCGGTCCGATCGTGAGTGTCGACGCGGGTGGATCACCCGACGATGTGTTTCGTCGCATCGTCGCTGCGATCGGGGTCTACGCGCCGCGACTTGGCGTCGAGCTGACGGCCGCGCTGGAGCAGGAGGTAGCGAAGTGA
- the prfA gene encoding peptide chain release factor 1 encodes MSLRDRLVTAVARAAEVEAQLSDPATARDSRLLAELGREHRQLQTVTSLAQRLERAERERAEALELAESDDPEMASEAHAEEQRLTDEIAQIEIELKPALVPPDPLDDRPAIVEIRAGTGGDEAALFAAELWRMYTRYCEARRWRVEIISLSEATLGGVKEVIFKIIGTGAFGAMRWESGVHRVQRVPVTESQGRTHTSAATVAVLPEAEEVDVRIEDKDLRIDVFRSSGPGGQSVNTTDSAVRITHIPSGIVVSQQDQKSQLQNKIKGMEVLRARLLDARLAEREAERARMRKTQVGTGDRSAKIRTYNFPQSRVTDHRIGLTSHDLASIMNGGIEPFIDALRMADVEERLSGE; translated from the coding sequence ATGAGTCTTCGAGACCGCCTCGTCACCGCCGTCGCCCGCGCGGCCGAAGTGGAAGCCCAGCTGAGTGATCCGGCAACCGCACGCGATTCCAGACTGCTGGCGGAGCTTGGTCGCGAACATCGCCAGCTTCAGACTGTCACGTCTCTTGCGCAGCGTCTCGAGCGGGCAGAGCGCGAACGTGCGGAAGCGCTCGAGCTTGCAGAGTCGGACGACCCCGAGATGGCATCGGAAGCGCACGCGGAAGAGCAGCGGCTCACCGATGAGATCGCGCAGATCGAGATCGAGCTCAAGCCCGCGCTCGTACCACCAGATCCGCTCGACGACCGGCCGGCAATCGTTGAAATCCGCGCCGGTACCGGCGGCGACGAGGCAGCGCTGTTCGCCGCGGAGCTGTGGCGCATGTACACGCGCTACTGTGAGGCTCGCCGCTGGCGCGTCGAGATCATCTCGCTCTCCGAAGCCACACTTGGCGGTGTCAAGGAAGTCATCTTCAAGATCATAGGGACGGGCGCGTTCGGTGCGATGCGGTGGGAGTCCGGCGTGCATCGCGTGCAGCGCGTCCCCGTGACCGAGAGCCAGGGAAGAACTCACACTTCGGCGGCGACTGTCGCGGTGTTGCCGGAAGCCGAAGAAGTCGATGTACGCATCGAGGACAAGGATCTCCGCATCGATGTCTTCCGCTCATCCGGACCGGGCGGGCAGTCGGTTAACACCACCGACTCGGCCGTGCGCATCACGCACATCCCATCCGGCATAGTCGTGTCGCAGCAGGACCAGAAGTCGCAGCTGCAGAACAAGATCAAGGGAATGGAAGTGCTGCGCGCGAGATTGCTGGACGCGCGGCTCGCCGAGCGTGAAGCGGAGCGCGCACGCATGCGCAAGACTCAGGTCGGAACCGGCGACCGGTCGGCAAAGATTCGCACGTATAACTTTCCGCAGAGCCGCGTTACGGATCACCGCATTGGACTCACCTCGCACGATCTCGCGAGCATCATGAACGGCGGAATCGAGCCGTTCATCGACGCGCTGCGAATGGCCGACGTCGAGGAGCGTCTGAGCGGTGAGTGA
- a CDS encoding S41 family peptidase yields the protein MSNGRTRPKTIVLAAILALALVAGAWMFQRGTVTTRVNGTRLFSQVSAIVRDNYVDTVSDTRMYQLALDGMLSELDDPYDTYLTPERLDNLSERTSGSYAGIGLQVDVRDGSLVVVNPLPGGPGEKAGILTGDRIVQIDGKTVSGWTAEEVQKLLRGVPGSVVEIAIQHAGSATPVTLKLTRAAIHHSAIKRAALLPSGVGYVALSVFSDSTARELAATVDSLVHAGATSLALDLRSNPGGLLDQGVAVADLFLDRGERVASTSGRDSSDNVVFTDTAAQRWPKLTIAILVDDKSASAAEVVAGALQDHDRAVVLGMTTYGKGSVQHIFPVTAGGAVRLTTARWRTPLGRFISRPPPNSAADNGDSEPARPKYRTDGGRTVLGGGGITPDVTIADTTASPENLALMRALGMNVSRFHDALTGYALEIKATNAIKSPDFAVTPAMLDEIYKRMQARSVDVPRSTYDDAAPLVSRLFAYEVARYVFGAEAEFRRKAQDDRVLIAAERLLGASRSQADALHRAGEMQHAGPSE from the coding sequence GTGAGTAATGGAAGGACACGCCCCAAGACGATCGTGCTTGCCGCGATTCTCGCGCTAGCGCTCGTGGCGGGTGCATGGATGTTTCAGCGTGGCACCGTCACCACCAGAGTGAACGGCACGAGACTGTTCTCTCAGGTGAGTGCGATCGTACGCGACAACTACGTCGACACGGTCAGCGACACGCGCATGTACCAGCTGGCACTGGATGGAATGTTGTCCGAGCTGGATGATCCGTACGACACGTATCTCACGCCGGAGCGGCTGGACAACCTGTCGGAGCGAACGTCGGGAAGTTACGCCGGCATCGGGCTGCAGGTGGACGTGCGCGACGGGTCGCTCGTTGTCGTCAACCCGTTGCCAGGCGGACCGGGCGAGAAGGCTGGCATTCTCACGGGCGACCGCATCGTGCAGATCGACGGCAAGACTGTTAGCGGATGGACAGCCGAGGAGGTACAGAAGCTGTTGCGTGGCGTCCCAGGGTCGGTCGTCGAGATTGCAATTCAGCATGCCGGCTCGGCGACGCCGGTGACGCTGAAGCTTACACGCGCCGCGATTCATCACAGTGCGATCAAACGCGCAGCGTTGCTTCCATCCGGCGTCGGCTATGTTGCGTTGAGCGTCTTCAGCGATTCGACGGCGCGCGAGCTCGCGGCAACGGTGGATTCGCTGGTCCATGCCGGCGCGACTTCGCTGGCGCTGGATCTGCGCTCCAACCCTGGCGGGCTGCTGGATCAGGGCGTTGCGGTGGCGGATCTCTTTCTGGATCGTGGCGAGCGCGTCGCGAGCACTTCGGGACGCGACTCCAGCGACAACGTGGTGTTCACGGATACTGCGGCGCAGCGGTGGCCAAAGCTTACGATCGCCATACTCGTGGACGACAAATCGGCGAGTGCTGCAGAAGTTGTCGCAGGTGCGTTGCAGGATCATGACCGCGCGGTCGTGCTCGGGATGACGACGTACGGCAAGGGAAGCGTGCAGCACATATTCCCCGTAACGGCTGGTGGCGCGGTACGCCTGACCACGGCTCGGTGGCGCACGCCGCTCGGTCGATTCATCTCGCGTCCTCCGCCGAACTCAGCCGCGGATAACGGCGATTCCGAGCCTGCGCGTCCCAAGTATCGTACGGATGGCGGCCGCACAGTTCTCGGTGGCGGGGGAATTACACCCGATGTCACGATTGCCGACACCACTGCATCGCCGGAGAATCTGGCGCTCATGCGCGCGCTGGGTATGAATGTGTCGCGGTTTCACGACGCGCTGACAGGCTACGCATTGGAGATCAAGGCAACCAACGCGATCAAGTCGCCGGACTTCGCCGTCACGCCGGCCATGCTCGACGAGATCTACAAGCGCATGCAGGCCCGCTCGGTCGATGTCCCCCGCAGCACTTACGATGACGCGGCACCGTTGGTCTCACGCCTGTTCGCGTATGAAGTTGCGCGGTACGTCTTCGGCGCGGAAGCAGAGTTCCGGAGAAAGGCACAGGATGACCGGGTGTTGATCGCAGCGGAGCGCCTGCTTGGTGCTTCGCGTTCGCAGGCCGACGCGCTGCACAGGGCAGGAGAGATGCAGCACGCCGGACCGAGTGAGTGA
- a CDS encoding Gfo/Idh/MocA family oxidoreductase, with translation MASTPPIRVAVVGAGAISQIAHLPLLSKARGATLVALCDNDGPKARSLAERFGVRDVFTDIDDLFDFDQVDAVVIATPNHLHEPHVLAAIKAGVDVLCERPLSLTSRGVERILATAAKAGRKVVVGNNHRFRTDVQQLQRFMRGGELGAITGIRGGHYQFRGQQGGWRYRRPEAGGGAFLELGYPLLDLALWLTDFPEAVRVSAQFDRGRGASAVEDSMAVQIELAGGLLFTADVAWNYVGEDDRWWFETRASRGSARLAPLRVVKLLNGRPTDVSPTGAAARESAFIQSYRAELAHFIALVREETPYKLPSDQLVVQKLVEAVYKSAEEGREIRS, from the coding sequence ATGGCATCCACTCCGCCGATCAGAGTCGCCGTAGTAGGGGCAGGGGCGATCTCGCAGATCGCGCATCTGCCGCTGCTTTCCAAGGCGAGAGGCGCAACGCTGGTCGCACTTTGCGACAACGATGGCCCCAAGGCGCGCTCCCTCGCCGAGCGGTTCGGTGTGCGCGACGTGTTCACCGACATCGATGACCTGTTCGATTTTGATCAGGTGGATGCAGTGGTGATCGCGACGCCCAACCATCTGCACGAGCCGCACGTGCTTGCCGCCATAAAAGCGGGCGTGGATGTTCTGTGCGAGCGGCCGCTGTCGCTCACGTCACGTGGCGTCGAGAGAATTCTCGCTACTGCAGCGAAAGCCGGACGCAAGGTCGTGGTGGGCAACAACCACCGGTTCAGGACCGACGTGCAGCAGTTGCAGCGCTTCATGCGCGGCGGCGAGCTTGGCGCGATCACTGGAATTCGCGGTGGCCACTATCAGTTTCGCGGACAACAGGGCGGTTGGCGCTATCGGCGTCCCGAAGCTGGCGGCGGCGCATTCCTCGAGCTTGGTTATCCGCTGCTCGATCTCGCGCTGTGGCTGACGGATTTCCCCGAGGCAGTGCGTGTGAGCGCGCAGTTCGACCGTGGGCGTGGTGCATCGGCTGTGGAGGACAGCATGGCCGTGCAGATCGAGCTGGCTGGCGGATTGCTGTTTACCGCGGACGTTGCGTGGAACTATGTCGGCGAGGACGATCGCTGGTGGTTCGAGACGCGAGCATCGCGAGGAAGCGCTCGGCTTGCACCTCTGCGTGTGGTGAAGTTGTTGAATGGCAGACCTACCGACGTTTCGCCTACCGGCGCTGCAGCGCGCGAGAGTGCCTTCATTCAGAGCTACCGCGCGGAGCTGGCGCACTTCATAGCGCTGGTACGCGAGGAGACGCCGTACAAACTCCCGTCAGATCAGCTGGTGGTACAGAAGCTGGTGGAGGCGGTGTACAAGTCTGCCGAAGAAGGGCGCGAAATTCGTTCGTGA
- the rimO gene encoding 30S ribosomal protein S12 methylthiotransferase RimO, giving the protein MKVGLVTLGCDKNTVDSERYLAQLAAYGGEMTENLGDAEVIIVNTCGFIDAAKKESLDALIEAGEYKTSGVCSTVVAVGCMVERHKGELQEALPEVDLFLGASETDRLIEELASRGVLTGDPMLEHPGVRLYSGDLPHVRYLKVSEGCDHGCAFCAIPLMRGKHRSFAPEEVVAEAQLLEMQGAREINLVAQDLAHYGRDIRDRTVRLPDVLQMLVDQTTVPWIRMLYLYATGITPQLLELVAREPRIMPYIDMPIQHASDTVLERMRRPERARTIRANVERFRAAVPRVAIRTTCIVGFPGETEADFEQLLEFLEDVQFERVGVFSYSPQEGTRAAELDDDVPESVKRDRLERVSDLQRMITAERYESRLGTPVQALVDRIDDDTGLAVARLPWQADDIDGVTFLDERYTPGTLLEVVPREVVDDYDFSAETIRVISEPVGDIRISLRRQLPLVSTTIGSFGR; this is encoded by the coding sequence ATGAAGGTGGGGCTGGTCACACTGGGATGTGACAAGAACACGGTCGATTCGGAACGCTATCTCGCACAGCTCGCGGCATACGGCGGCGAGATGACGGAAAACCTCGGCGACGCCGAGGTGATAATCGTGAATACGTGCGGCTTCATCGACGCCGCGAAGAAGGAGTCGCTCGACGCGCTGATCGAGGCGGGTGAGTACAAGACGAGCGGCGTGTGCAGCACTGTCGTCGCAGTCGGCTGCATGGTGGAGCGCCACAAAGGCGAGCTGCAGGAAGCTCTTCCGGAAGTCGACCTGTTCCTTGGTGCGTCGGAAACGGATCGGCTCATCGAGGAGCTCGCGAGCCGTGGTGTTCTGACCGGTGATCCGATGCTGGAGCATCCGGGTGTCCGCCTGTACAGCGGTGATCTGCCGCATGTGCGATATCTCAAGGTGAGCGAGGGATGTGACCACGGGTGCGCCTTCTGCGCGATCCCCCTGATGCGCGGCAAGCACCGGTCATTTGCGCCCGAAGAAGTCGTGGCCGAAGCGCAACTGCTGGAGATGCAGGGCGCTCGTGAGATCAATCTCGTGGCGCAGGATCTGGCGCACTACGGGCGCGACATACGCGATCGCACAGTCCGACTGCCGGATGTGCTGCAGATGCTCGTCGATCAGACGACGGTACCGTGGATCCGGATGTTGTATCTGTATGCGACCGGAATCACACCACAGCTGCTTGAGCTGGTCGCGCGCGAGCCGCGCATCATGCCGTACATCGACATGCCGATTCAGCACGCATCGGATACGGTGCTCGAGCGGATGCGACGGCCGGAACGCGCGCGAACTATACGCGCGAACGTGGAGCGCTTTCGTGCTGCAGTGCCGCGCGTCGCGATTCGCACCACTTGCATTGTCGGCTTTCCCGGTGAAACCGAAGCCGACTTCGAGCAACTGCTGGAGTTTCTCGAGGATGTGCAGTTCGAGCGCGTTGGCGTCTTCAGCTACTCGCCACAGGAAGGCACGCGCGCGGCTGAGCTGGACGACGACGTCCCGGAATCAGTCAAGCGCGACAGGCTCGAGCGCGTTTCGGATCTGCAGAGGATGATCACCGCCGAGCGGTACGAAAGCCGGCTCGGCACGCCGGTTCAGGCGCTGGTGGACAGAATCGACGACGATACGGGTCTTGCGGTAGCCCGGTTGCCCTGGCAGGCAGATGACATAGACGGCGTGACCTTTCTGGATGAGCGGTACACTCCGGGCACGTTGCTGGAGGTGGTTCCTCGCGAAGTCGTGGACGATTACGACTTCAGCGCGGAGACGATTCGTGTGATCAGCGAGCCGGTGGGGGATATCCGAATCTCGCTGCGGCGGCAACTGCCACTCGTGTCCACGACCATAGGAAGTTTCGGACGGTGA
- a CDS encoding YlbF family regulator yields the protein MALEDKARELGRIIGQSDEYRAVTRANEALAADGEATALLRQMEGLRREAQAMMQRGDEPTDDMEKQLDALLTKVQTNPSYQRVAVAQENLDKVMRHVNDWITDGIQKGAQSSIITLG from the coding sequence GTGGCACTGGAAGACAAGGCTCGTGAGCTGGGCAGAATCATCGGTCAGAGCGACGAATACCGCGCCGTGACGCGTGCGAATGAAGCGCTGGCGGCGGACGGCGAAGCCACCGCTTTATTGCGGCAGATGGAAGGGCTCAGGCGCGAGGCGCAGGCCATGATGCAGCGTGGCGACGAGCCGACGGACGATATGGAGAAGCAGCTCGACGCGCTTCTAACCAAGGTTCAGACCAATCCGTCCTATCAGCGTGTCGCGGTTGCGCAGGAGAATCTGGACAAGGTCATGCGTCACGTGAATGACTGGATCACCGACGGGATCCAGAAAGGCGCACAGAGTTCCATTATCACGCTCGGCTGA
- the rpmE gene encoding 50S ribosomal protein L31 yields MKPDIHPLYATAKVHCACGNTFETRSTVANISTDICAVCHPFYTGKAKLVDTAGRVERFRQKYGRKEKATA; encoded by the coding sequence ATGAAACCAGACATCCATCCACTGTACGCCACGGCGAAGGTTCACTGTGCGTGCGGCAATACGTTCGAGACACGCTCCACGGTCGCCAACATCAGCACCGACATCTGCGCCGTTTGCCATCCGTTCTATACAGGCAAGGCGAAGCTGGTCGATACCGCAGGCCGCGTAGAGCGTTTCCGTCAGAAGTACGGACGAAAGGAGAAGGCGACCGCTTAG
- the prmC gene encoding peptide chain release factor N(5)-glutamine methyltransferase, with amino-acid sequence MSGGTARTDVRSVGALAVELQLLLGDTSPRLAQDVIAALLDVPRFWPGANGSEPVDDSVCHAARLAIARLRSGAPFAYAVRRASFRHLTLDVDERVLIPRPETEGLVEQVLQLSGGGGGTAVDIGTGSGAIALSLASEGIFDRVVATDVSLDALAVARQNASRLAGALRAPVEFRHGALLAPVRDVRASVIVSNPPYIAYHEAAELPAGVRDWEPALALLSGADGMTATVAIIRGAADLLHEGGILALEVDARRASLAAESLAVDPRYREISVRLDLAGRERFVIARRS; translated from the coding sequence ATGAGCGGCGGCACCGCGCGGACCGATGTGCGCAGTGTCGGCGCACTCGCGGTCGAGCTGCAGCTGCTGCTTGGCGACACTTCGCCGCGGCTCGCGCAGGACGTGATTGCGGCCCTGCTGGACGTACCGCGGTTCTGGCCCGGTGCCAACGGCAGTGAGCCAGTGGATGATTCGGTTTGCCACGCCGCGCGACTCGCGATCGCACGACTGCGATCCGGTGCTCCCTTTGCGTATGCGGTGCGCCGCGCGTCGTTCAGGCATCTCACGCTGGACGTGGACGAACGTGTGCTGATCCCGCGTCCGGAGACGGAGGGGCTGGTCGAGCAGGTGCTGCAGCTCTCGGGCGGCGGGGGCGGTACGGCCGTCGATATCGGGACGGGTTCGGGTGCGATCGCTCTTTCGCTGGCGAGCGAGGGGATCTTCGACCGGGTTGTGGCGACTGACGTGTCGCTGGATGCCCTGGCGGTCGCCAGGCAGAACGCGTCCAGGCTGGCCGGAGCGCTACGGGCGCCGGTGGAATTTCGGCATGGAGCGTTGCTTGCCCCGGTGAGGGACGTGCGCGCTTCGGTAATCGTTTCGAACCCCCCTTACATTGCATATCATGAGGCCGCCGAGCTTCCGGCTGGTGTGCGGGATTGGGAGCCGGCGCTCGCATTGTTGAGCGGCGCAGATGGAATGACGGCCACAGTGGCGATAATCCGCGGTGCCGCCGATCTGTTGCACGAGGGCGGCATCCTGGCACTCGAAGTTGATGCGCGGCGGGCGTCGCTCGCCGCCGAATCGCTGGCGGTCGATCCGCGATATCGCGAGATCTCCGTACGGCTGGACCTGGCGGGGCGCGAGCGATTCGTCATCGCGCGACGCTCCTAG
- a CDS encoding SpoIID/LytB domain-containing protein encodes MKSTLVFAMVFLGACAGGTRRPVVAPEPVASARTEPRSNLPPLNLPPDSSRRRDTTAVQVADVPVTVLPTIIGHRSSPAQGNARPAGGVSRSDNDQTVRIALAIGRRSARIYATGDWSVYDGPSGKALATLHAGDSFTVEARDGMLVSSGGPVPSVRGPLIARATDSDAFVGFDGHRYRGEIGIAVANDGVSVINRVGMEDYLRGVVPLEIGTDRTAIESAAVEAQAIAARSFAYTRMDDSRPYDMLATVADQVYGGVDAERPLSDAAVAATHDMVMMYDGRVINAPYHSNSGGVTAAASEVWRSGDEPYLVSVSDRIPGTDHYYGEDSPRFRWTRTLSGSELASLLERYLPQYSSAQRGRVGTLRKITASGRTPSGRVAGLVFETDRGRFTVRGNDVRFVLRTPGGDILPSTLFTFDESTDSRGRVTQLTINGSGNGHGVGMDQWGAIARARAGQDVMTILHTYYPGTTIGRVI; translated from the coding sequence GTGAAATCAACGCTCGTATTCGCGATGGTGTTCCTTGGCGCCTGCGCCGGCGGGACACGGCGGCCCGTGGTGGCACCGGAGCCTGTTGCATCGGCGCGCACCGAGCCGCGCAGCAATCTTCCACCGTTGAATCTTCCGCCCGACTCGTCGCGTCGCCGCGATACGACGGCTGTTCAGGTGGCCGACGTGCCAGTTACCGTGCTGCCGACGATCATCGGCCACAGGTCGTCGCCAGCTCAGGGCAATGCGCGTCCAGCGGGCGGTGTTTCCCGCTCCGACAACGATCAGACAGTCCGCATCGCGTTGGCGATTGGACGGCGGTCAGCGCGGATCTACGCGACCGGCGACTGGAGCGTGTATGACGGACCCAGCGGCAAGGCGCTGGCGACATTGCATGCCGGCGACAGCTTCACTGTCGAAGCGCGGGACGGAATGCTCGTATCCAGTGGTGGTCCCGTTCCATCGGTACGCGGGCCACTGATCGCCCGCGCGACCGACTCTGATGCGTTCGTCGGATTCGACGGTCATCGCTATCGCGGCGAGATAGGCATTGCCGTCGCGAACGACGGTGTGTCGGTCATAAATCGCGTCGGCATGGAGGACTATCTGCGCGGTGTGGTGCCACTCGAGATCGGTACCGATCGCACCGCGATCGAGAGCGCTGCCGTGGAGGCGCAGGCGATCGCTGCGCGCAGCTTTGCGTACACGCGCATGGATGATTCGCGTCCCTACGACATGCTGGCGACTGTCGCGGATCAGGTATACGGCGGGGTGGATGCGGAGAGGCCGTTGTCCGATGCCGCCGTTGCCGCGACGCACGACATGGTGATGATGTACGACGGACGGGTGATCAACGCGCCGTATCACTCGAACTCCGGCGGCGTGACTGCGGCCGCGAGCGAGGTGTGGCGAAGCGGTGACGAGCCTTATCTCGTATCGGTGAGCGACAGGATACCTGGCACCGATCACTACTATGGCGAGGACTCGCCACGATTCAGATGGACCCGCACACTCAGCGGATCGGAGCTCGCATCGCTGCTGGAGCGCTACCTGCCGCAGTATTCGTCGGCGCAGCGCGGTCGCGTCGGGACGCTGCGGAAGATCACGGCCAGTGGTCGCACTCCGTCGGGACGGGTAGCTGGTCTCGTCTTCGAGACCGATCGCGGCCGGTTCACCGTACGCGGCAACGACGTTCGCTTCGTACTCCGCACCCCCGGGGGTGACATACTGCCGAGCACTCTGTTCACGTTCGATGAGAGCACGGACAGCCGCGGGCGTGTGACTCAGCTGACCATCAACGGAAGCGGTAACGGTCATGGCGTGGGGATGGACCAGTGGGGGGCGATCGCCCGCGCCCGCGCGGGGCAGGACGTGATGACGATTCTTCACACGTACTATCCGGGAACCACGATCGGGCGAGTAATTTAG